A portion of the Hoplias malabaricus isolate fHopMal1 chromosome 1, fHopMal1.hap1, whole genome shotgun sequence genome contains these proteins:
- the klc3 gene encoding kinesin light chain 3 isoform X2, translated as MLSAEEILCSTRQVIAGLEALRVENRTLLDSLQEQLCSLPASQSSSLEQEKTGIVLQSLEKIELGLGEAQMMMALSAHLGSLEAEKQKLRAQVRRLCQENQWLRDELSAAQQKLQEREQDVVTLEEQNRHLQFMSSIRKYDQDEPPVEDKCNSSAKESLDDLFPTDEEEQTQISQPHSSAVAAAQQGGYEIPARLRTLHNLVIQYASQGRYEVAVPLCKQALEDLEKSSGHSHPDVATMLNILALVYRDQNKYKEAATLLNDALAIREKTLGMDHPAVAATLNNLAVLYGKRGKYKEAEPLCKRALEIREKVLGTDHPDVAKQLNNLALLCQNQGKYQEVEEYYERALHIYQSRLGPDDANVAKTKNNLASCYLKQGKYRQAEALYKEILTRAHEKEFGSVEGDGRPVWVHTEEGSSRQDSLTSLKRSGSFTKLRESIRRSSEKLVRKLKGVGTPEMSHRNPGMKRANSLNVLNVGGRDSQETAKNINRLTDSRTLSTSTQSLARRNSLSGEG; from the exons ATGCTGTCAGCGGAAGAGATCTTATGTAGCACGCGGCAGGTTATCGCGGGGCTGGAAGCTCTACGTGTAGAGAATCGTACACTGCTGGACAGCCTGCAGGAGCAGTTATGCAGTCTACCAGCAAGTCAGAGCAGCAGTCTGGAGCAAGAGAAAACGGGCATCGTCTTACAGTCTCTGGAAAAGATTGAGTTGGGACTTGGTGAAGCACAG ATGATGATGGCTCTGTCAGCACACCTTGGCTCTCTGGAGGCAGAGAAGCAGAAGCTGCGTGCTCAAGTGCGGCGGCTGTGTCAGGAGAACCAGTGGTTGAGGGATGAACTGTCTGCAGCCCAGCAAAAACTTCAAGAGCGGGAACAGGACGTAGTTACACTGGAGGAGCAAAATAGACATCTGCAGTTTATGAGCAGCATCCGCAAATACGACCAGGATGAGCCACCAGTG GAGGACAAATGCAATTCCTCAGCCAAGGAATCCCTTGATGATCTGTTTCCCACTGACGAAGAAGAGCAAACACAAA TATCTCAGCCACACAGTAGTGCTGTAGCTGCAGCCCAGCAGGGAGGCTATGAGATACCTGCCAGGCTCAGAACACTCCATAACCTGGTGATCCAGTATGCATCTCAGGGGCGCTATGAGGTGGCTGTGCCACTTTGTAAGCAGGCTTTGGAGGACCTTGAGAAATCTTCTGGACACAGCCACCCAGATGTGGCCACAATGCTCAACATCTTGGCGCTTGTATACAG GGACCAGAACAAATACAAAGAAGCTGCCACCCTCCTGAATGATGCACTGGCAATACGTGAGAAGACACTTGGCATGGACCACCCAGCT GTGGCAGCTACTCTGAATAACCTGGCTGTACTCTATGGCAAAAGAGGGAAGTATAAAGAGGCAGAGCCTCTATGCAAGCGAGCGCTGGAAATCAGAGAAAAG GTATTGGGAACAGACCACCCTGATGTGGCCAAACAGCTCAATAACCTGGCTTTACTGTGCCAAAACCAGGGCAAGTATCAGGAAGTGGAAGAGTACTATGAGAGAGCATTACACATTTACCAGAGTCGACTGGGTCCAGATGACGCCAACGTGGCCAAGACAAAAAACAACCTG GCCTCTTGCTACCTTAAGCAGGGAAAGTACAGACAAGCTGAAGCTCTGTATAAAGAGATCTTGACCCGTGCTCATGAGAAGGAGTTTGGATCTGTGGAAG GAGATGGACGACCAGTTTGGGTGCACACAGAAGAAGGGAGCTCTAGACAG GACAGTCTGACTAGTCTGAAGCGCAGTGGATCTTTCACAAAGCTTCGGGAATCAATAAGGCGAAGCAGTGAGAAACTGGTTAGGAAGCTTAAAGGGGTCGGAACACCAGAAATGTCCCATCGCAATCCTGG AATGAAAAGGGCAAATTCCCTCAATGTGCTGAATGTTGGAGGGAGGGACAGTCAGGAGACTGCAAAG AATATCAATAGGCTGACGGACAGTCGCACTCTCAGCACCAGCACACAGAGTCTGGCCCGACGAAACTCTTTAAGCGGAGAAGGTTAA
- the ercc2 gene encoding general transcription and DNA repair factor IIH helicase subunit XPD, translating to MKLNIDGLLVYFPYDYIYPEQYSYMLELKRTLDAKGHGVLEMPSGTGKTISLLSLIVAYQRAYPLEVTKLIYCSRTVPEIEKVVEELRKLMEFYTKETGERNDFLALALSSRKNLCIHPEVSSLRFGKEVDGKCHSLTASYIRSQRHSNPSQPVCRFYEEFDAVGRQVPIPPGIYNLDDLKDFGRRKGWCPYYLARYSILHANIVVYSYHYLLDPKIADLVSKELAKKSVVVFDEAHNIDNVCIDSMSVNITRRTLDRCQTNVDTLQDTIQKIKETDAAKLKEEYRRLVEGLKEANVARETDIYLSNPVLPDEILQEAIPGSIRTAEHFVGFLKRFLEYLKSRLRIHHVVQESSPQFLKDIYEKVCIDRKPLRFCAERLRSLLRTLEIADIADFSAVTLISHFATLVSTYSKGFTIIIEPFEDKTPTIANPVLHFSCMDPSIAIKPVFERFQSVVITSGTLSPLDIYPRILDFRPVTMASFTMTLARTCLCPLIVGRGNDQVAMTSKFETREDFAVIRNYGNLLLEMSAIVPDGIVAFFTSYVYMENIVASWYEQGILENIQRNKLIFIETPDAAETSMALEKYQEACENGRGAILLSVARGKVSEGIDFVHHFGRAVIMFGVPYVYTQSRILKARLEYLRDQFQIRENDFLTFDAMRHAAQCVGRAIRGKTDYGLMIFADKRYARADKRGKLPRWIQEHITDGSLNLTIDETVQLAKHFLRQMAQPFRREDQLGLSLLTLEQLQSEEMLQKISQIAQQA from the exons ATGAA GTTGAACATTGACGGCTTATTAGTATATTTTCCATATGACTACATTTATCCAGAACAATACTCTTACATGCTAGAGCTCAAGAGGACCCTGGATGCAAAG GGTCATGGAGTCCTGGAGATGCCCTCAGGGACTGGAAAAACAATCTCGCTTCTGTCCCTGATTGTTGCTTATCAGAGG GCTTATCCTCTGGAGGTGACCAAGCTGATCTACTGCTCTCGAACTGTGCCTGAGATCGAGAAG GTAGTAGAGGAACTTAGGAAACTAATGGAGTTCTATACCAAGGAAACTGGGGAGAGAAATGACTTTCTTGCACTAGCATTGTCTTCAAGAAAGAATCTGTGCATTCATCCTGAA GTCAGCTCTCTAAGATTTGGAAAAGAGGTGGATGGAAAGTGTCACAGTTTGACAGCATCATACATTCGATCTCAGCGTCACAGTAATCCCAGTCAGCCTGTGTGCCGCTTTTATGAG GAGTTTGATGCAGTGGGTAGACAAGTACCCATTCCGCCTGGCATTTACAACCTAGATGACCTTAAAGATTTTGGTCGCAGGAAAGGCTGGTGCCCATACTACCTAGCACGCTATTCC ATTCTCCATGCTAACATTGTGGTTTACAGTTATCATTACCTCCTGGATCCAAAAATTGCAGATTTAGTCTCAAAAGAGCTTGCAAAGAAATCTGTTGTTGTATTTGATGAAGCTCACAACATTG ACAATGTATGTATTGATTCAATGAGCGTTAACATCACCAGGAGGACACTGGACCGCTGCCAGACCAATGTGGACACCCTTCAGGATACCATTCAGAA GATAAAGGAAACTGATGCGGCAAAACTCAAAGAGGAATACAGAAGATTAGTGGAGGGACTAAAAGAAGCCAATGTTGCTAGAGAAACGGATATCTACTTGTCCAATCCAGTGCTGCCAGACGAAATACTCCAAG AGGCTATCCCTGGCAGCATCCGTACTGCAGAGCATTTTGTAGGCTTCCTAAAGCGTTTTCTGGAGTACCTGAAGTCTCGGCTGCGTATCCACCATGTTGTGCAGGAGAGCTCTCCTCAGTTCCTTAAAGACATCTATGAGAAGGTGTGCATAGACCGCAAGCCTCTACG ATTCTGTGCTGAGAGGCTTCGCTCATTATTAAGAACTCTGGAGATTGCAGACATTGCTGACTTTTCTGCCGTTACTCTCATCTCCCACTTTGCTACTCTCGTCAGCACCTACAGCAAAG GCTTCACCATAATTATTGAACCTTTTGAAGACAAAACGCCAACAATAGCGAATCCAGTCCTTCACTTCAG CTGTATGGACCCCTCCATTGCCATAAAGCCTGTGTTTGAGCGGTTTCAGTCAGTTGTCATTACCTCAGGG ACACTCTCTCCACTGGACATTTATCCCAGAATCCTGGACTTTCGTCCTGTCACCATGGCCTCCTTCACTATGACATTGGCACGAACCTGCCTTTGCCCCTTA ATTGTTGGACGGGGAAACGACCAAGTGGCAATGACCTCCAAGTTTGAGACCAGAGAAGATTTTG CTGTAATCCGGAACTACGGAAACCTGCTTTTGGAAATGTCTGCCATTGTACCTGATGGAATTGTAGCATTTTTCACCAGTTATGTTTACATGGAAAACATTGTAGCGTCATGGTATGAGCAG GGAATCCTGGAAAACATACAGAGAAACAAGCTAATCTTCATTGAGACTCCAGATGCAGCGGAGACCAGCATGGCTCTAGAGAAGTACCAGGAG GCATGTGAAAATGGCAGAGGTGCAATCTTGTTGTCTGTGGCCAGAGGAAAAGTGTCTGAAGGGATTGATTTTG TTCATCACTTTGGCCGAGCTGTGATAATGTTTGGTGTTCCTTATGTGTACACCCAGAGCCGAATTCTCAAg GCTCGGCTGGAGTATCTCAGAGATCAGTTTCAGATTCGTGAGAATGACTTTTTGACTTTTGATGCCATGCGACATGCTGCCCAGTGCGTAGGCAGAGCCATCCGAGGAAAAACTGACTACGGCCTCATGATCTTTGCTGATAAA CGTTACGCTCGAGCAGACAAACGAGGGAAGTTGCCTCGTTGGATCCAGGAGCACATCACTGATGGTAGCCTGAACTTGACCATTGATGAGACAGTGCAGCTGGCCAAGCATTTCCTGAGGCAGATGGCCCAGCCATTCAGAAGG GAGGATCAACTAGGTCTATCATTGCTGACCCTGGAACAGCTACAGTCAGAGGAAATGCTGCAGAAAATCTCGCAAATTGCTCAGCAGGCATAA
- the klc3 gene encoding kinesin light chain 3 isoform X1, with product MSSGLSRVGAMLSAEEILCSTRQVIAGLEALRVENRTLLDSLQEQLCSLPASQSSSLEQEKTGIVLQSLEKIELGLGEAQMMMALSAHLGSLEAEKQKLRAQVRRLCQENQWLRDELSAAQQKLQEREQDVVTLEEQNRHLQFMSSIRKYDQDEPPVEDKCNSSAKESLDDLFPTDEEEQTQISQPHSSAVAAAQQGGYEIPARLRTLHNLVIQYASQGRYEVAVPLCKQALEDLEKSSGHSHPDVATMLNILALVYRDQNKYKEAATLLNDALAIREKTLGMDHPAVAATLNNLAVLYGKRGKYKEAEPLCKRALEIREKVLGTDHPDVAKQLNNLALLCQNQGKYQEVEEYYERALHIYQSRLGPDDANVAKTKNNLASCYLKQGKYRQAEALYKEILTRAHEKEFGSVEGDGRPVWVHTEEGSSRQDSLTSLKRSGSFTKLRESIRRSSEKLVRKLKGVGTPEMSHRNPGMKRANSLNVLNVGGRDSQETAKNINRLTDSRTLSTSTQSLARRNSLSGEG from the exons ATGAGCTCAG GGCTGAGCAGGGTAGGAGCCATGCTGTCAGCGGAAGAGATCTTATGTAGCACGCGGCAGGTTATCGCGGGGCTGGAAGCTCTACGTGTAGAGAATCGTACACTGCTGGACAGCCTGCAGGAGCAGTTATGCAGTCTACCAGCAAGTCAGAGCAGCAGTCTGGAGCAAGAGAAAACGGGCATCGTCTTACAGTCTCTGGAAAAGATTGAGTTGGGACTTGGTGAAGCACAG ATGATGATGGCTCTGTCAGCACACCTTGGCTCTCTGGAGGCAGAGAAGCAGAAGCTGCGTGCTCAAGTGCGGCGGCTGTGTCAGGAGAACCAGTGGTTGAGGGATGAACTGTCTGCAGCCCAGCAAAAACTTCAAGAGCGGGAACAGGACGTAGTTACACTGGAGGAGCAAAATAGACATCTGCAGTTTATGAGCAGCATCCGCAAATACGACCAGGATGAGCCACCAGTG GAGGACAAATGCAATTCCTCAGCCAAGGAATCCCTTGATGATCTGTTTCCCACTGACGAAGAAGAGCAAACACAAA TATCTCAGCCACACAGTAGTGCTGTAGCTGCAGCCCAGCAGGGAGGCTATGAGATACCTGCCAGGCTCAGAACACTCCATAACCTGGTGATCCAGTATGCATCTCAGGGGCGCTATGAGGTGGCTGTGCCACTTTGTAAGCAGGCTTTGGAGGACCTTGAGAAATCTTCTGGACACAGCCACCCAGATGTGGCCACAATGCTCAACATCTTGGCGCTTGTATACAG GGACCAGAACAAATACAAAGAAGCTGCCACCCTCCTGAATGATGCACTGGCAATACGTGAGAAGACACTTGGCATGGACCACCCAGCT GTGGCAGCTACTCTGAATAACCTGGCTGTACTCTATGGCAAAAGAGGGAAGTATAAAGAGGCAGAGCCTCTATGCAAGCGAGCGCTGGAAATCAGAGAAAAG GTATTGGGAACAGACCACCCTGATGTGGCCAAACAGCTCAATAACCTGGCTTTACTGTGCCAAAACCAGGGCAAGTATCAGGAAGTGGAAGAGTACTATGAGAGAGCATTACACATTTACCAGAGTCGACTGGGTCCAGATGACGCCAACGTGGCCAAGACAAAAAACAACCTG GCCTCTTGCTACCTTAAGCAGGGAAAGTACAGACAAGCTGAAGCTCTGTATAAAGAGATCTTGACCCGTGCTCATGAGAAGGAGTTTGGATCTGTGGAAG GAGATGGACGACCAGTTTGGGTGCACACAGAAGAAGGGAGCTCTAGACAG GACAGTCTGACTAGTCTGAAGCGCAGTGGATCTTTCACAAAGCTTCGGGAATCAATAAGGCGAAGCAGTGAGAAACTGGTTAGGAAGCTTAAAGGGGTCGGAACACCAGAAATGTCCCATCGCAATCCTGG AATGAAAAGGGCAAATTCCCTCAATGTGCTGAATGTTGGAGGGAGGGACAGTCAGGAGACTGCAAAG AATATCAATAGGCTGACGGACAGTCGCACTCTCAGCACCAGCACACAGAGTCTGGCCCGACGAAACTCTTTAAGCGGAGAAGGTTAA
- the zgc:154093 gene encoding cdc42 effector protein 2, with the protein MPAKTPMYLKTSTPKRGKKLKLRDVLSGDMISPPLGDVRHSAHVGPEGEGDMFGDVGFLQGKLDMLPALARPLHPRSNSIDRHLDNMFDVNPKGLNYTYDSHGSSHHTSHLKSTISMPVFIAPEQPPPKPPRLHLEENSSNDQHQEQNHQNPNQKEQQNNHHNQQEQQKKHHSHHQQRSMSVCEEVTGHCREPCNDLTISASIPILRHLVPSAGSFSEASSDDSLSEGYGPLEPSRGLSLDSDAGLSNEDLRSDRSESPAVSPALSPSMSHSESLVGLDLDLGPSILEDVLGIMDRYKTMEERCEL; encoded by the coding sequence ATGCCAGCGAAGACGCCTATGTACTTGAAAACATCCACACCTAAGCGGGGCAAAAAGTTAAAACTGAGAGATGTCCTGTCTGGGGATATGATCAGCCCTCCACTGGGGGATGTACGCCACAGTGCTCATGTTGGCCCAGAGGGGGAGGGTGACATGTTTGGAGATGTTGGTTTCCTTCAAGGAAAACTGGACATGTTGCCTGCTCTAGCCAGACCACTCCATCCCCGCTCAAACAGCATAGACAGGCATCTGGACAACATGTTTGATGTAAACCCCAAAGGCTTAAACTACACCTATGACTCTCATGGAAGTTCCCACCACACTTCTCACCTCAAAAGCACCATTTCAATGCCTGTCTTCATTGCCCCTGAACAGCCTCCTCCTAAACCTCCTCGTCTACATTTAGAGGAGAATTCCTCCAATGATCAGCATCAGGAGCAGAACCACCAAAATCCAAATCAGAAAGAGCAACAAAACAACCATCACAACCAGCAGGAGCAGCAGAAGAAACACCACAGTCATCATCAACAACGTTCCATGTCTGTATGTGAAGAAGTAACAGGGCACTGTAGGGAACCCTGTAATGACCTCACAATTTCTGCCTCCATTCCCATCCTCAGACACCTGGTGCCCTCTGCTGGCTCTTTTTCTGAAGCCTCCTCAGATGACTCCCTGTCAGAGGGCTATGGGCCATTGGAACCAAGCAGAGGCCTCAGTCTGGACTCTGATGCAGGTCTGAGTAATGAAGATTTAAGGAGTGACCGGAGTGAGTCGCCCGCGGTCTCACCAGCACTCTCGCCTAGCATGTCTCACTCAGAGTCCCTCGTCGGTCTGGACCTGGACCTGGGGCCGTCCATTCTGGAGGATGTTCTCGGGATTATGGACCGTTACAAAACCATGGAGGAAAGATGTGAGCTGTGA